A window of Chloroflexota bacterium genomic DNA:
GATTTCAAAGTGTTCGTGTGAATCTTTATCAATAAAAGTCGAACGGCGAACAGCAAAACGTTCGATCTTCGTTGGCAGGGGCACTGGTCCCACAACGCGTGAACCTGTGCGCTCGGCGGTATCTACAATACGCTTTGCCGATTGATCTAAAACTCGATGATCGTAAGCCTTGAGGCGGATACGTATCTTCTGGCTGGCCATATAATTTACCTACTCAATGATCTTGGTGACGACACCGGCACCAACAGTTAGGCCACCCT
This region includes:
- the rpsJ gene encoding 30S ribosomal protein S10 encodes the protein MASQKIRIRLKAYDHRVLDQSAKRIVDTAERTGSRVVGPVPLPTKIERFAVRRSTFIDKDSHEHFEIRTHNRLIDVIEPDSKTIDMLMRLNLPAGVDIEIKI